One window from the genome of Scatophagus argus isolate fScaArg1 chromosome 13, fScaArg1.pri, whole genome shotgun sequence encodes:
- the ticam1 gene encoding TIR domain-containing adapter molecule 1, producing the protein MSHGVQENQGTGLRDVFDALLKAPPERLLSLTFQLSESPEDNIIHALCLIVLQKEAQAMKKLQMLGDNHLAKHLAEKWQTSEGKPEDFGIHCGNFQEFTQESLALLARIFKVLSEQRLCDPLLRNLAYQRAISSDDQKTSSCEDLWYGQLREEAKAVCGPQFEEWMCSTMDLKPGSYCDLHRSLEEGSKVTLSQDESDRAHSLPSPLQASSSVLSYPTHLEISVPSTASFHDDRKRTPEISGERKLNSPTVLVSEFGTENACGQSQTMSIAQKQSRMDETFAAENSKLNSRTTPTQTTNLTNEPNLVLPITTNFVPKMPVANKMHESSNAEEEEEEEEETIFYAFVILHAPEDAEMADSMREKLEKVIDGKGATFSEDFATPGKSSLKCVEDAINNTAFTLLLLTRNFNTRMQDLETNSALINSINKKHKYNTVIPLLPQENCMPKESMPLVLKTIIPLEENKNFERKIRKSMSPANIKMQRKIWIEEQTVKKQIERQERLKRFNQQQNQLIKECEATQLLERENLRLLMRQKLLLCSSVSPEQDGGDRNWWQQQPNIHINNAKYIMIGNDSQMTVDMGGGVDKDNSVSRDEEQ; encoded by the coding sequence atgaGTCACGGGGTACAAGAAAACCAAGGGACAGGACTGAGAGATGTTTTTGACGCACTCCTTAAAGCACCTCCTGAGCGCCTACTAAGCCTGACATTCCAGCTGAGTGAGTCTCCTGAAGATAATATCATACACGCCTTGTGTCTGATCGTCCTCCAGAAGGAGGCGCAGGCCATGAAAAAACTCCAGATGCTTGGGGACAACCACCTTGCTAAACATCTGGCTGAAAAGTGGCAGACGAGTGAAGGTAAACCAGAAGATTTTGGGATTCATTGTGGTAATTTCCAAGAGTTTACACAGGAATCTTTGGCTTTGTTGGCACGCATTTTCAAAGTTTTGTCAGAGCAGAGGCTGTGTGATCCACTTCTGAGAAACCTGGCATATCAGAGAGCCATTTCTAGTGATGATCAAAAAACAAGCAGTTGTGAGGATCTCTGGTATGGTCAACTCAGGGAGGAAGCTAAAGCTGTCTGTGGGCCTCAGTTCGAGGAGTGGATGTGCTCCACTATGGATCTCAAGCCTGGGTCGTATTGTGACCTTCACAGGAGCCTGGAGGAAGGCAGCAAAGTCACTTTGTCCCAGGATGAGTCAGATAGAGCTCACAGTCTGCCCAGTCCACTGCAGGCAAGTTCCTCAGTGCTCTCATACCCTACTCATCTAGAGATAAGTGTTCCTTCAACTGCCTCATTTCATGACGACCGAAAAAGAACTCCAGAAATATCAGGTGAACGTAAATTAAACAGTCCGACTGTCCTTGTTAGTGAATTTGGCACAGAAAATGCCTGTGGACAGTCTCAGACTATGTCCATTGCACAGAAGCAATCAAGGATGGATGAAACATTTGCCGCAGAGAACAGTAAGTTGAACAGTCGTACCACTCCCACTCAGACCACCAACCTGACCAATGAACCAAATTTGGTACTACCTATCACAACAAACTTTGTTCCCAAGATGCCTGTtgcaaataaaatgcatgaaagtAGCAatgcagaagaggaggaggaggaggaggaggaaacaataTTCTATGCATTTGTTATCTTGCATGCGCCAGAGGATGCGGAAATGGCCGACAGCATGAGGGAAAAACTGGAAAAGGTCATTGATGGTAAAGGTGCAACTTTCTCTGAGGACTTTGCCACCCCTGGAAAGAGCTCTCTCAAGTGTGTGGAGGATGCTATCAACAACACAGCCTTTACACTTTTGCTGCTCACCCGCAACTTCAACACTCGCATGCAGGACCTGGAGACAAACTCTGCCCTCATCAACTCCATtaacaagaaacacaagtaCAACACTGTCATCCCTCTGCTGCCACAGGAGAATTGCATGCCCAAAGAGAGCATGCCTTTAGTTTTGAAGACGATAATTCCTCTCGAGGAGAACAAGAactttgagagaaaaatcagaaagtCAATGTCTCCagcaaacattaaaatgcagaggaaaatcTGGATTGAAGAGCAGACAGTGAAAAAGCAGATAGAAAGGCAGGAGAGACTAAAGCGATTCAACCAGCAGCAAAACCAGCTGATCAAAGAGTGTGAAGCAACACAgttgctggagagagagaacctTAGGCTTTTAATGAGACAAAAACTTCTTCTCTGTTCCAGTGTGTCACCGGAACAGGATGGTGGAGACAGGAATTGGTGGCAACAACAACCAAATATTCATATTAATAACGCTAAGTACATTATGATTGGCAATGACTCTCAGATGACGGTGGATATGGGTGGAGGTGTGGACAAAGATAATTCAGTTTCCAGAGACGAGGAGCaataa